A window of the Erpetoichthys calabaricus chromosome 10, fErpCal1.3, whole genome shotgun sequence genome harbors these coding sequences:
- the LOC114659747 gene encoding neuronal acetylcholine receptor subunit alpha-4-like isoform X1: MELLIPIVQLLTACIFLHSLPVCGHLRMKAHAEERLLKNLFVAYNKLSRPVANISDVVLVRFGLSIAQLIDVDEKNQMMTTNVWVKQEWYDYKLQWNPLEYENVTSIRIPSELIWRPDIVLYNNADGDFAVTHLTKAHLFYDGRIKWTPPAIYKSSCSIDVTFFPFDQQNCTMKFGSWTYDKAKIDLVSMANHVDQMDYWESGEWVIINAVGRYNIKKYECCTEIYPDITYYFIIRRLPLFYTINLIIPCLLISCLTVLVFYLPSECGEKITLCISVLLSLTVFLLLITEIIPSTSLVIPLIGEYLLFTMIFVTLSIIITVFVLNVHHRSPRTHTMPAWVRKVFLDVVPRFLFMKRPPTVKDNCKRLIASLHKKVTSPAFWSEIEVERPVPTTPPGSQGSNKVSPSSPSDRVLEELPTTPQILCKSPSSQYSILLEEPGQVEKPASPSSPQHLEEPQSVPKARSLSFQYSLQDNDTPPTVPRCRSRSIQYDYLNEETVPSSSSSRSATFQQQILKEETAIGSDGKCQCKKLPESRPAKIGNVKHHHQHHQRQRLRVLSPSMKLAIEGVQYIADHLKAEDANFSVKEDWKYVAMVIDRIFLWMFVLVCILGTVGLFLPPWLAGMI; encoded by the exons ATGGAGCTTCTCATTCCGATTGTCCAGCTGCTGACCGCCTGCATCTTCCTCCACAGCCTCCCCG TGTGCGGTCACCTGAGAATGAAAGCCCATGCCGAGGAGAGGCTGCTCAAGAACCTGTTTGTGGCATACAACAAGCTGTCTCGACCCGTGGCCAACATCTCGGACGTGGTCCTGGTCCGCTTCGGATTATCCATTGCTCAGCTCATCGATGTG GATGAAAAGAACCAGATGATGACGACGAACGTTTGGGTGAAGCAG GAGTGGTATGATTACAAACTCCAGTGGAACCCCCTGGAATACGAAAATGTGACTTCCATCAGAATTCCGTCTGAGCTCATCTGGAGGCCTGACATTGTCCTCTACAACAA TGCAGATGGCGACTTTGCCGTGACACACCTGACGAAAGCTCACCTCTTCTATGACGGACGCATCAAGTGGACGCCGCCGGCCATCTACAAGAGCTCTTGTAGCATCGACGTCACCTTTTTCCCATTTGATCAGCAAAACTGCACCATGAAGTTTGGCTCCTGGACATATGACAAAGCGAAAATCGATCTGGTCAGCATGGCCAACCATGTGGACCAGATGGACTACTGGGAAAGTGGCGAATGGGTGATCATCAACGCAGTGGGCAGATACAATATCAAAAAGTATGAGTGCTGCACAGAAATCTACCCGGACATCACATATTACTTCATCATCCGACGCTTGCCGCTCTTCTACACCATCAACCTGATCATCCCGTGTCTTTTAATCTCCTGCTTGACCGTGTTGGTGTTCTACCTGCCTTCGGAGTGCGGCGAGAAGATCACGTTGTGTATTTCTGTTCTGCTCTCCCTCACTGTGTTTCTTTTGCTCATCACGGAAATCATCCCATCCACCTCCCTGGTCATTCCACTGATCGGGGAGTATCTGCTGTTCACCATGATTTTTGTCACCCTCTCGATTATTATCACAGTTTTCGTTCTCAATGTTCATCACCGTTCTCCTCGTACTCACACCATGCCAGCTTGGGTAAGGAAGGTTTTTCTGGATGTTGTGCCCCGCTTCTTGTTCATGAAAAGGCCACCGACGGTCAAAGACAATTGTAAGAGACTTATCGCATCCCTGCACAAAAAGGTGACTTCGCCGGCATTTTGGTCAGAAATTGAAGTGGAGCGCCCCGTGCCCACCACACCTCCAGGAAGCCAAGGAAGCAATAAAGTCTCCCCATCTTCACCTTCAGATCGTGTTCTAGAGGAATTGCCAACCACACCTCAAATTCTTTGCAAGTCTCCCTCAAGTCAATACTCGATTCTGTTGGAAGAGCCGGGACAGGTAGAAAAGCCAGCCTCCCCTTCATCTCCACAGCACCTCGAGGAACCCCAGTCCGTCCCAAAGGCCAGGTCCCTAAGCTTCCAGTACAGTCTTCAGGACAATGACACCCCTCCCACCGTCCCCCGCTGCCGATCCCGAAGCATCCAGTACGACTACCTGAATGAGGAGACGGtgccaagcagcagcagcagcaggtcaGCCACATTCCAGCAGCAGATCTTGAAGGAAGAAACGGCCATCGGGAGTGATGGCAAATGTCAATGCAAAAAGCTTCCTGAAAGCCGACCGGCAAAAATCGGCAACGTGAAACATCACCACCAGCATCACCAGCGGCAGCGACTGAGGGTGCTGTCGCCCTCCATGAAACTGGCCATTGAAGGAGTGCAGTACATCGCAGACCACCTCAAGGCTGAGGACGCCAACTTTTCG GTGAAGGAGGACTGGAAGTACGTGGCCATGGTGATCGACAGGATCTTTCTGTGGATGTTTGTCTTGGTTTGTATTCTGGGGACTGTGGGTCTCTTCCTCCCTCCTTGGCTGGCAGGGATGATCTAA
- the LOC114659747 gene encoding neuronal acetylcholine receptor subunit alpha-4-like isoform X2, translated as MVPHADGDFAVTHLTKAHLFYDGRIKWTPPAIYKSSCSIDVTFFPFDQQNCTMKFGSWTYDKAKIDLVSMANHVDQMDYWESGEWVIINAVGRYNIKKYECCTEIYPDITYYFIIRRLPLFYTINLIIPCLLISCLTVLVFYLPSECGEKITLCISVLLSLTVFLLLITEIIPSTSLVIPLIGEYLLFTMIFVTLSIIITVFVLNVHHRSPRTHTMPAWVRKVFLDVVPRFLFMKRPPTVKDNCKRLIASLHKKVTSPAFWSEIEVERPVPTTPPGSQGSNKVSPSSPSDRVLEELPTTPQILCKSPSSQYSILLEEPGQVEKPASPSSPQHLEEPQSVPKARSLSFQYSLQDNDTPPTVPRCRSRSIQYDYLNEETVPSSSSSRSATFQQQILKEETAIGSDGKCQCKKLPESRPAKIGNVKHHHQHHQRQRLRVLSPSMKLAIEGVQYIADHLKAEDANFSVKEDWKYVAMVIDRIFLWMFVLVCILGTVGLFLPPWLAGMI; from the exons ATGGTCCCACA TGCAGATGGCGACTTTGCCGTGACACACCTGACGAAAGCTCACCTCTTCTATGACGGACGCATCAAGTGGACGCCGCCGGCCATCTACAAGAGCTCTTGTAGCATCGACGTCACCTTTTTCCCATTTGATCAGCAAAACTGCACCATGAAGTTTGGCTCCTGGACATATGACAAAGCGAAAATCGATCTGGTCAGCATGGCCAACCATGTGGACCAGATGGACTACTGGGAAAGTGGCGAATGGGTGATCATCAACGCAGTGGGCAGATACAATATCAAAAAGTATGAGTGCTGCACAGAAATCTACCCGGACATCACATATTACTTCATCATCCGACGCTTGCCGCTCTTCTACACCATCAACCTGATCATCCCGTGTCTTTTAATCTCCTGCTTGACCGTGTTGGTGTTCTACCTGCCTTCGGAGTGCGGCGAGAAGATCACGTTGTGTATTTCTGTTCTGCTCTCCCTCACTGTGTTTCTTTTGCTCATCACGGAAATCATCCCATCCACCTCCCTGGTCATTCCACTGATCGGGGAGTATCTGCTGTTCACCATGATTTTTGTCACCCTCTCGATTATTATCACAGTTTTCGTTCTCAATGTTCATCACCGTTCTCCTCGTACTCACACCATGCCAGCTTGGGTAAGGAAGGTTTTTCTGGATGTTGTGCCCCGCTTCTTGTTCATGAAAAGGCCACCGACGGTCAAAGACAATTGTAAGAGACTTATCGCATCCCTGCACAAAAAGGTGACTTCGCCGGCATTTTGGTCAGAAATTGAAGTGGAGCGCCCCGTGCCCACCACACCTCCAGGAAGCCAAGGAAGCAATAAAGTCTCCCCATCTTCACCTTCAGATCGTGTTCTAGAGGAATTGCCAACCACACCTCAAATTCTTTGCAAGTCTCCCTCAAGTCAATACTCGATTCTGTTGGAAGAGCCGGGACAGGTAGAAAAGCCAGCCTCCCCTTCATCTCCACAGCACCTCGAGGAACCCCAGTCCGTCCCAAAGGCCAGGTCCCTAAGCTTCCAGTACAGTCTTCAGGACAATGACACCCCTCCCACCGTCCCCCGCTGCCGATCCCGAAGCATCCAGTACGACTACCTGAATGAGGAGACGGtgccaagcagcagcagcagcaggtcaGCCACATTCCAGCAGCAGATCTTGAAGGAAGAAACGGCCATCGGGAGTGATGGCAAATGTCAATGCAAAAAGCTTCCTGAAAGCCGACCGGCAAAAATCGGCAACGTGAAACATCACCACCAGCATCACCAGCGGCAGCGACTGAGGGTGCTGTCGCCCTCCATGAAACTGGCCATTGAAGGAGTGCAGTACATCGCAGACCACCTCAAGGCTGAGGACGCCAACTTTTCG GTGAAGGAGGACTGGAAGTACGTGGCCATGGTGATCGACAGGATCTTTCTGTGGATGTTTGTCTTGGTTTGTATTCTGGGGACTGTGGGTCTCTTCCTCCCTCCTTGGCTGGCAGGGATGATCTAA